One genomic window of Paeniglutamicibacter sp. Y32M11 includes the following:
- a CDS encoding 30S ribosomal protein bS22 yields the protein MGSVIKKRRKRMAKKKHRKLLRKTRHQRRNKK from the coding sequence ATGGGCTCTGTTATTAAGAAGCGCCGCAAGCGTATGGCTAAGAAGAAGCACCGTAAATTGCTTCGTAAGACCCGCCACCAGCGTCGTAATAAGAAGTAA
- a CDS encoding helix-turn-helix domain-containing protein, producing MVESQNFASARFMTVAEVADVMRVSKMTVYRLVHSGDLPAVRFGRSYRVPENAVQEYLRAAGFGRDFNTG from the coding sequence ATGGTCGAATCGCAAAACTTTGCCAGCGCGCGTTTCATGACGGTGGCCGAGGTTGCCGATGTGATGCGTGTTTCAAAGATGACGGTTTATCGACTCGTCCATTCCGGTGATTTGCCGGCCGTTCGCTTCGGTCGCTCCTACCGAGTCCCAGAGAACGCCGTGCAGGAATACCTGCGGGCAGCCGGATTCGGTCGAGACTTCAACACCGGTTAA
- a CDS encoding 3-deoxy-7-phosphoheptulonate synthase: MISNISPAVKEQPRFNTNERITSITELPTPAELIGELPVGDAQGYRIMRARQEVRAVLSGLDERLLVIIGPCSIHDPVAGLEYAAKLAAAAKTHEGELLVVMRSYFEKPRTTVGWKGLVNDPHLDGSHDMAAGLRIAREFTLAASNLGLPLATEFLEPLSAQYLADVMSWGAIGARTTESQTHRQLVSGLSMPVGFKNGTDGSVQVAIDACQAASAPQSFLGISDDGRTAIVTTTGNQDSHLILRGGADGPNYGAEQVAAASAAMAGSGMNPRLIVDASHANSGKSELRQAEVIGELAARIAAGDQSIAGIMAESFLVAGAQKHDPDAVAVGADVLGGLRYGQSVTDACMNWETSSDLLDTLAAAVRVAR; this comes from the coding sequence ATGATCAGCAACATCAGCCCCGCCGTAAAAGAACAACCGCGCTTCAACACCAACGAGCGCATCACCTCCATTACCGAGCTGCCGACCCCGGCAGAACTGATAGGTGAACTCCCGGTGGGGGATGCGCAGGGCTACCGCATCATGAGAGCCCGCCAGGAGGTCCGTGCGGTGCTCTCAGGCCTTGACGAGCGCCTGCTGGTAATCATCGGCCCATGCTCTATTCATGACCCCGTAGCGGGGCTTGAATACGCTGCGAAGCTCGCTGCTGCTGCCAAGACGCATGAGGGCGAGTTGCTGGTGGTCATGCGAAGTTACTTCGAAAAGCCACGTACCACGGTGGGCTGGAAGGGTCTGGTTAATGATCCGCACCTTGACGGTAGCCACGACATGGCCGCCGGCTTACGAATTGCGCGCGAATTCACCCTCGCCGCCAGCAATTTGGGGCTACCGTTGGCCACCGAGTTCCTCGAACCGTTGAGCGCTCAGTACCTCGCCGATGTGATGAGTTGGGGGGCCATCGGGGCCCGCACCACCGAAAGCCAAACGCATCGGCAGTTGGTCTCGGGTCTTTCGATGCCGGTGGGCTTCAAGAACGGCACCGACGGATCGGTTCAGGTCGCCATCGACGCCTGCCAGGCCGCTAGTGCCCCGCAATCGTTCCTTGGTATTAGTGATGACGGTCGCACCGCGATCGTGACGACCACCGGAAACCAGGACTCCCACTTGATTCTGCGTGGGGGAGCGGATGGGCCAAACTACGGTGCCGAGCAGGTTGCTGCGGCGTCCGCGGCCATGGCCGGATCCGGTATGAATCCGCGTCTGATCGTCGATGCAAGCCACGCGAACTCCGGAAAATCAGAGCTTCGCCAGGCCGAGGTTATCGGCGAACTGGCGGCTCGCATTGCCGCTGGCGATCAGAGCATTGCCGGGATCATGGCTGAAAGTTTCCTTGTGGCGGGCGCGCAGAAGCACGATCCCGACGCCGTGGCAGTGGGCGCTGATGTGCTCGGTGGGTTGCGGTACGGCCAGTCGGTCACCGATGCATGCATGAACTGGGAAACGAGCTCTGACTTGCTGGACACCCTGGCCGCAGCGGTGCGCGTCGCACGCTAG
- the gdhA gene encoding NADP-specific glutamate dehydrogenase: MDQQLAIIRDEVFRRNPGEAEFHQAVTEVFDSLEAVSRKHPEYAEAAILQRMCEPERQIIFRVPWMDDAGRVQINRGFRVEFNSALGPYKGGLRFHPSVYLGIVKFLGFEQIFKNSLTGMPIGGGKGGSDFDPRGKSDAEVMRFCQSFMTELYRHIGEYTDVPAGDIGVGGREIGYLFGQYKRITNRYESGVLTGKGISWGGSLVRPEATGYGAVIFTDEMLKTRGASFDGQRVVVSGSGNVAINAIEKAQALGARVVSASDSGGYIVDERGIDVELLRQIKEVERGRISDYAERAKSKKVSYVAGGNVWDVDATVALPCATQNELDAKDAKKLISSGVMAVAEGANMPCTAAATSLFQDAGVLFAPGKAANAGGVATSALEMQQNASRDSWSFAHTEARLTEIMVGIHDRCASTADEYGVPGNYVAGANIAGFVKVADAMLAQGLI; this comes from the coding sequence TTGGACCAGCAACTAGCGATAATTCGCGACGAAGTGTTCCGTCGTAACCCCGGTGAAGCAGAATTCCACCAGGCGGTAACCGAGGTTTTTGACAGCCTCGAAGCGGTGTCACGCAAGCACCCCGAATACGCCGAAGCAGCAATTCTTCAGCGCATGTGCGAACCCGAACGCCAGATCATTTTCCGCGTGCCGTGGATGGACGACGCCGGCCGCGTGCAGATTAACCGTGGTTTCCGTGTTGAGTTCAACTCGGCGCTTGGCCCGTACAAGGGCGGCCTACGCTTCCACCCCTCGGTGTACCTGGGGATTGTGAAGTTCTTGGGCTTTGAACAGATCTTCAAGAACTCACTGACCGGTATGCCTATTGGCGGCGGCAAGGGCGGCTCGGACTTTGACCCACGTGGCAAGTCGGACGCCGAAGTCATGCGCTTCTGCCAGTCATTCATGACCGAGCTCTACCGACACATCGGTGAATACACCGACGTGCCGGCCGGCGACATTGGTGTGGGCGGCCGCGAAATCGGTTACCTCTTTGGACAGTACAAGCGCATCACCAACCGCTACGAATCCGGAGTTTTGACCGGTAAGGGCATTAGCTGGGGCGGATCTCTGGTTCGGCCAGAGGCCACCGGCTACGGTGCCGTGATCTTCACCGACGAAATGCTGAAGACTCGTGGGGCGTCCTTCGACGGCCAGCGCGTCGTGGTCTCGGGATCCGGCAATGTTGCCATCAACGCGATCGAAAAGGCCCAGGCCTTGGGCGCTCGCGTGGTGTCAGCCTCAGATTCCGGCGGCTACATCGTGGATGAACGCGGTATTGACGTGGAACTGCTGCGTCAGATCAAGGAAGTCGAACGCGGACGCATCAGCGATTACGCCGAACGCGCCAAGTCCAAAAAGGTGAGTTATGTGGCCGGCGGAAACGTCTGGGACGTTGACGCCACCGTAGCCCTGCCGTGCGCCACACAAAATGAGCTTGATGCCAAGGACGCCAAGAAGCTAATCAGCTCCGGTGTCATGGCCGTGGCCGAGGGCGCCAACATGCCGTGTACAGCCGCAGCAACCTCGCTCTTCCAAGATGCCGGTGTGCTCTTTGCACCGGGCAAGGCAGCAAACGCCGGTGGCGTGGCTACCTCCGCGTTGGAGATGCAGCAGAACGCCAGCCGGGATTCCTGGAGCTTCGCACACACCGAAGCACGCCTGACTGAAATCATGGTGGGAATTCACGATCGCTGTGCGTCAACTGCCGACGAGTACGGTGTCCCGGGCAACTATGTTGCGGGCGCCAACATTGCCGGCTTCGTCAAGGTCGCCGACGCCATGCTGGCGCAGGGTCTGATCTAG
- a CDS encoding helix-turn-helix transcriptional regulator — MAHDDIFTALADPTRRRLVDTLREESLSVGSLVEELGVSQPTVSKHLKVLREAGLVSMRADGQRRFYALETETFLELQTWLRGYLPAAPELVVVPEKSQLEVHASSHDVTSGATVAAAQLGRTVGRSLEQVTGRAQDFLERFPKRKFGRKR, encoded by the coding sequence GTGGCTCATGATGATATTTTTACCGCGCTGGCCGACCCGACCAGACGACGGTTGGTCGATACCCTGCGCGAAGAATCGCTGTCCGTAGGATCGTTGGTCGAAGAATTGGGTGTTTCCCAGCCGACCGTTTCCAAGCACCTCAAGGTCCTGCGCGAGGCCGGGCTGGTCTCCATGCGCGCCGATGGACAGCGCCGCTTTTATGCCTTGGAAACCGAGACCTTCCTCGAACTGCAGACCTGGCTTCGTGGGTACCTGCCCGCTGCGCCCGAGCTGGTGGTGGTTCCCGAGAAGAGCCAGTTGGAGGTGCACGCTTCTTCGCACGATGTGACTAGCGGTGCGACGGTGGCAGCGGCACAATTGGGCAGAACCGTGGGCCGTTCCCTCGAGCAGGTCACCGGCCGTGCCCAGGACTTCCTTGAGCGCTTTCCGAAACGCAAATTTGGGCGCAAGCGCTAG